The window GTCCTCCGTTTCGATGGTTCCCTGCTCACCATGCCGCGCGCGCGGCATCCCTGGCAGGGAACCCCCGAACCGGGCCGGGCATCGGCCAAGCTGCCCGCCCAACCCAGACACACGCGGGCTACTACAGGAATACCCTTCGCGTCCGTGGAGTTCACGCCAACAGAGGGCACTCTGGAACACCTACGCGCATTGGAGAAGTTCATGACGGCAGTACACCTCGGCGATGGCCTCACTGTGAGCCCGCTCGGTTTCGGGCGGAATGGCCTTGACCCCGGTCTATGGCGGAATCGAACCTGAAGAAGGGCTCAAGACGCTGCGGCACGCGGTAGACGTCGGCATCACGTTCATCGACACCGCAGATGTGTACGGCGCGGGCAGCAACGAGGAACTCGTGGGCAGGCTTTTGAAGGAGCGGCGCGACGAGATCCAAGTAGCAACAAAGTTTGGAATTGAGGGCAACCCCGCGGACGGGTACACGGGAGTCCGCGGGGATGCGCCCTACATCAAGCAGGCGGTGGAAGCGAGCCTCCGCCGCCTGGACACTGATGTGATTGACCTCTACTACATGCACCGCCGTGACCTCCGCGTTCCGATAGTGGAAACCGTGGAGGCCATGGCGGAGCTGGTCCGAGAGGGCAAGGTCAAGCACCTCGGATTGTCTGAGGTGACAGCCGAGGAGCTCAGGCAGGCCAACGCTGTCCATCCCATTGCCGCTGTCCAGAGTGAATGGTCAATCTGGAGCAGGGATGTTGAGCTCAACGTCGTTTCTGCAGCCAAGGAACTTGGCGTCGGGTTTGTGCCTTATTCGCCGCTGGGCCGTGGCTTCCTTACGGGAACCGTCAGCGCGAGTGATCTCGGGGAGAATGACTTCCGCCATAAGATCCCCCGTTTTGGTGACGAGGCACTTGATGCGAACCAAGCCGTTGTGGCTGCGGTTCGCGAGGTAGCCAGCGGGCTGGATGCAACTCCGGCCCAGGTAGCCCTGGCTTGGCTGTTCACCCAAGGTCAGCGCCTCGGGATTTCTGTGGTCCCCATCCCCGGCACGCGCAAAACGCACCGGATCGACGAGAACCTGGGGGCGCTGTCCCTGCAACTGGGGACAGCACAACTTGAGATGCTCGACCAAGCCGCGGCCGCCGTCGTGGGTTCACGATCCGCCGACCCCAACTGGGTGTCACAGGGCCGCGAAGCCAAGCCGACCACTGCATAGACTGAAGCGATGGATTCGCTTATTCACTCATTGCGTGACGTCACTATCCGCAGCATTTCGGTCAGCGAGATGAACAACAACGTGTACCTGTTGACCTCAAAGTCCACAGGTGCGCAGTTGCTGATCGACGCCGCCGACGACACTCCGGCCATTCAGCAGCTTCTCGAGGACGCGGCCGCCGATTCGCCGGTCGAGACCAAACTGGTCCGGATTGCCACCACCCACCAGCACTGGGACCACGTCCGGGCGCTGGCGGAACTGGTGGAAGTCACCGGCGCTAGTACGTCAGCGGGAGCGGACGACGCCGATGCGTTGCCGGTTCCGGTGGATGTTCGGCTTGGTCACGGCGACGTGGAGCGATTCGACGACATCGAAATCACGGCGGTCCACCTGCGCGGACATACTCCGGGTTCGATTGCCTTCGTGTACCAGGATCCTGACGGGCCGGCCCACATTTTCAGTGGAGACTCGTTGTTTCCGGGAGGCGTCGGCAACACACAGAACGATCCGTCACGTTTCACTTCTCTGTTGAACGACGTGTCGGAGCGACTGTTCGATGCTTATCCGGACGAAACCCTGGTGCACCCGGGCCACGGACTGCCCACAACCCTGGGCGCCGAGCGGCCACACCTAGAGGAGTGGCGCGCCCGAGGCTGGTAGCGCAGGGGTTAGCGGCCGCGGCGTTCGTTCGAAGCCGGAGCCGATGCACGACGCGGGCCGCTGCGGGCCGGACGACCTGCACCGGAACCACCGCGACCGGAGTTGCCGGAGGCACCTGAACCGTAGGATCCGCCGGACGTAGCGCCCGTTGCGGAAGACCATACGGCCTTGTTTCCACCGGTGCGGGTGCTTGTGGTGGACGCCGTGCGCGGAGCCGACGCTGAGCGCTGGCCGGTAGCCGGACGGCCGCTGCGGCCGTTCTGGCCCTGCGAACCGGGAACGTCATTGCGGTGAGTAGCGCCAGCCTTGCCGCGACCGCGTGAGCTGCGGGCGACGTCGTCGTTCGCTGCTGCGCGGCGATCTGCACGGTTGGTGTCCGTACGAACCGGCTCAGCCGCAACCTTGCCGCGTCCGTTGCGGCCGCCACGGCCACCAGCAGTGGGAGCAGCCTGCGTGGAACGGCGTGCGCGCTTGCGCTGGGCGTTGGCGCCGGTGGAAGTGCCGCCACCCTGCGGGGCTTTCGCCGCGAGGAGTGCTGCACGGGTGCGGGGATCAACCTTGTCCGCGATGTCGCCAACCAGGTCAGCAACCAACGGGGAGTTGGCCGTGACGCGCTCGAAGTTGACGTCAACGCCGGCAGCCTTCATGAGCTTCTTGACGTCGCTCTGCTGCTCAGGGAGCGTCAGGGTGACCACGGTGCCATCGGAACCGGCACGGGCCGTACGGCCTGAGCGGTGCAGGTATGCCTTGTGCTCTGTGGGCGGATCCACGTGGATGACGAGTTCGACGTCGTCAACGTGCACGCCGCGGGCTGCGACGTCGGTGGCCACCAGGACGCGGACGTCACCGTTGGAGAACTCGGCAAGGTTGCGGTCGCGGGCGTTCTGCGACAGGTTGCCGTGGAGGTCGACGGCGGGGATGCCGGCGTCCGTGAGGGTCTTGGCAAGCTTGCGGGCGTGGTGCTTGGTCCGCATGAAGAGGACGCGGCGGCCGGCGCCGGAAGCCAGTTCAACAATGAGCTGCTTCTTGACGGTCTGGTCGTTGACCACCAGGACGTGGTGTTCCATGGTGGTGACAGCGGCCTGGGGATCGTCCACGGAGTGCGTCAGCGGGTTGGACAGGTAACGGTTGACCAGCTTGTCAACACCGTTGTCCAGCGTCGCGGA is drawn from Arthrobacter sp. 31Y and contains these coding sequences:
- a CDS encoding MBL fold metallo-hydrolase; amino-acid sequence: MDSLIHSLRDVTIRSISVSEMNNNVYLLTSKSTGAQLLIDAADDTPAIQQLLEDAAADSPVETKLVRIATTHQHWDHVRALAELVEVTGASTSAGADDADALPVPVDVRLGHGDVERFDDIEITAVHLRGHTPGSIAFVYQDPDGPAHIFSGDSLFPGGVGNTQNDPSRFTSLLNDVSERLFDAYPDETLVHPGHGLPTTLGAERPHLEEWRARGW
- a CDS encoding DEAD/DEAH box helicase; its protein translation is MTTFAALGTPKPIAESLAADGIEEAFPIQVKTLPDTLAGRDVLGRGRTGSGKTIAFAIPLVARLAEREAKHFRKPGRPMGLVLAPTRELATQINATIEPLAKAMGLNTTVIYGGISQARQEKALRAGVDIVIACPGRLEDLIRQRILTLEAVEVTVLDEADHMADLGFLPVVKKLMDMTPTQGQRLLFSATLDNGVDKLVNRYLSNPLTHSVDDPQAAVTTMEHHVLVVNDQTVKKQLIVELASGAGRRVLFMRTKHHARKLAKTLTDAGIPAVDLHGNLSQNARDRNLAEFSNGDVRVLVATDVAARGVHVDDVELVIHVDPPTEHKAYLHRSGRTARAGSDGTVVTLTLPEQQSDVKKLMKAAGVDVNFERVTANSPLVADLVGDIADKVDPRTRAALLAAKAPQGGGTSTGANAQRKRARRSTQAAPTAGGRGGRNGRGKVAAEPVRTDTNRADRRAAANDDVARSSRGRGKAGATHRNDVPGSQGQNGRSGRPATGQRSASAPRTASTTSTRTGGNKAVWSSATGATSGGSYGSGASGNSGRGGSGAGRPARSGPRRASAPASNERRGR